The Streptococcus pluranimalium genome contains a region encoding:
- the purH gene encoding bifunctional phosphoribosylaminoimidazolecarboxamide formyltransferase/IMP cyclohydrolase, producing the protein MTKRALISVSDKAGIVEFAQELTSLGWEIISTGGTKTTLDAAGITTIAIDDVTGFPEMMDGRVKTLHPNIHGGLLARRDLDSHLDAAKDNNIELIDMVVVNLYPFKETILRLDVTYDLAVENIDIGGPSMLRSAAKNHASVTVVVDPADYATVLEEFKAAGDTSYETRQALAAKVFRHTAAYDALIAEYFTAQVGEEKPEKLTLTYDLKQAMRYGENPQQDADFYQKAIPTDYSIASAKQLNGKELSFNNIRDADAAIRIIRDFKDRPTVVALKHINPCGIGQADDIETAWDYAYEADSVSIFGGIVVLNREVDAATAEKMHPIFLEIIIAPSYSDEALAILTNKKKNLRILELPFDAQDQSEVEAEYTGVVGGLLVQNQDVIEEKTTDWQVVTDRQPSVQEATALEFAWKAIKYVKSNGILIANDHMTLGVGPGQTNRVASVRIAIDQAKNRLDGAVLASDAFFPFADNIEEIAAAGIKAIIQPGGSVRDQDSIDAANKHGITMVFTGVRHFRH; encoded by the coding sequence ATGACAAAACGAGCGTTAATCTCGGTATCTGATAAAGCGGGCATTGTGGAATTTGCCCAAGAATTGACAAGTCTTGGTTGGGAGATTATCTCAACAGGTGGGACTAAGACAACACTTGATGCGGCTGGCATCACAACCATTGCTATCGACGATGTAACTGGTTTTCCAGAAATGATGGATGGTCGTGTCAAGACTCTTCATCCTAATATTCATGGCGGACTTTTGGCTCGTCGTGATCTTGACAGTCACTTGGATGCAGCCAAAGACAACAACATCGAGCTCATCGATATGGTAGTGGTTAACCTCTATCCCTTCAAAGAGACGATTTTGCGTCTAGATGTGACCTATGATTTAGCGGTGGAAAACATCGATATCGGAGGCCCTTCTATGCTTCGTTCGGCTGCGAAAAACCATGCTAGTGTTACAGTTGTGGTGGACCCAGCGGACTATGCGACTGTTTTGGAAGAATTCAAAGCAGCTGGTGATACCTCTTACGAAACGCGTCAAGCTTTGGCAGCTAAAGTTTTTCGTCATACAGCAGCCTATGATGCTCTGATTGCGGAATACTTCACCGCCCAAGTTGGCGAAGAAAAACCAGAAAAACTTACGCTAACTTACGACCTCAAACAAGCCATGCGTTATGGGGAAAACCCTCAGCAGGATGCGGATTTCTACCAAAAAGCCATTCCAACAGATTACTCTATCGCTTCCGCTAAACAGCTTAATGGTAAAGAGTTATCTTTCAATAATATTCGCGATGCTGATGCAGCTATCCGTATCATCCGTGATTTCAAAGACCGTCCGACCGTTGTGGCGCTTAAACACATAAACCCATGCGGCATCGGGCAGGCTGATGATATTGAAACAGCTTGGGACTACGCTTATGAAGCTGATTCTGTCTCTATATTCGGTGGAATTGTGGTCCTTAACCGTGAAGTGGATGCTGCGACAGCTGAGAAGATGCACCCTATCTTCCTTGAAATCATCATCGCACCGTCTTATTCTGACGAAGCGCTAGCTATTTTGACCAATAAAAAGAAAAACCTTCGTATCTTAGAGTTGCCATTTGATGCGCAAGACCAGAGTGAAGTCGAAGCAGAATACACAGGCGTTGTCGGTGGTCTCTTGGTGCAAAATCAAGATGTTATCGAGGAAAAAACAACTGACTGGCAAGTGGTGACAGACCGTCAACCATCTGTGCAAGAAGCAACAGCCCTTGAATTCGCTTGGAAGGCGATTAAATATGTCAAATCAAACGGAATTTTAATTGCTAATGACCACATGACCCTTGGTGTCGGCCCGGGCCAAACCAACCGTGTGGCATCTGTTCGTATCGCTATTGACCAAGCTAAAAACCGTCTTGATGGTGCCGTTTTGGCTTCAGATGCTTTCTTCCCATTTGCGGACAATATCGAAGAGATCGCTGCCGCAGGGATCAAGGCTATCATCCAACCGGGTGGCTCAGTTCGTGACCAAGACTCAATTGATGCAGCTAATAAACACGGTATCACAATGGTCTTCACAGGCGTAAGACATTTTAGACACTGA
- a CDS encoding TlpA family protein disulfide reductase, translating into MKKYTNLIVLLSILAVLIAGFGYMTYTSGRSTKEDKKETIASSKKPESLVNQHLPEFSMKTISGEVVDSSKFSGKPMLIMEWASWCPYCQKTLPVVNELYGKYKDDLQFVMLNALDGERETAEKANKYVSEKKYDFTYYFDENLAAADKLKVETIPTLIFVDADGKVQKVGDSTLTQEEMEKTIQSLL; encoded by the coding sequence ATGAAAAAGTACACTAATCTAATTGTTTTACTGTCGATTTTGGCAGTTCTTATTGCTGGTTTTGGCTACATGACCTACACTTCTGGACGGTCTACTAAAGAAGATAAAAAAGAAACAATTGCTTCAAGTAAGAAACCTGAGTCTTTAGTTAATCAACACTTGCCAGAGTTTTCTATGAAAACGATATCTGGTGAAGTGGTTGACTCGTCTAAGTTTTCAGGTAAACCGATGCTTATTATGGAGTGGGCTAGTTGGTGTCCATATTGCCAAAAAACGTTACCAGTTGTTAATGAGCTTTATGGGAAATATAAAGATGACCTTCAGTTTGTTATGCTAAATGCTTTAGATGGCGAAAGAGAAACTGCAGAAAAAGCAAATAAGTATGTTAGTGAGAAGAAATATGATTTCACTTACTATTTTGATGAGAATCTAGCAGCGGCAGATAAGTTGAAAGTTGAAACTATTCCTACATTGATCTTTGTTGACGCAGATGGAAAAGTTCAAAAAGTTGGTGATTCAACACTAACTCAAGAAGAAATGGAAAAGACGATTCAATCGCTCTTATAA
- a CDS encoding G5 domain-containing protein encodes MDNKQLKKLAVVSAITLFSSTILSSTNFQNGKLQLGTPVVLAEDPPVDEDVPDANELKKITDAEAIYSDTLALLEEESYSDEAKEFAKSDLDTIDLASLRAMNYTRAKNIVAQIDALYAKINGTDTTADPEPNPQPTITKETEVFPVGTIYSEDPNSEANTQTVISEGTPGEITYIVTDGVRDQGTETTPMVPRRVSVGTKPTVVTEEIPAPADIEEKDSELEEGQRVLKSAGTKGSRTTTTTYSLNLTTGEAVANTPTVEETPGTAAVYRVGTKKVAQPPVVTTRTEVIPVTTVYTADPTKEANSQEVTFEGTAGEKTYTTTDGVEDDGVVTKVMQPKQVTVGTKPTVVTEALPAPTDIEEEDPTLEEGKRELKTPAVDGSRTTTTTYSLDPATGLVTANEPVVEETPGTAAVYRVGTKEVAQPPVVTTRTEVIPVTTVYTEDPTKEANSQEVTFEGSVGERTYTTTDGVEDDGVVTKVMQPKQVTVGTKPTVVTEALPAPADIEEEDPTLEEGKRELKTPAVDGSRTTTTTYSLDPATGLVTANEPVVEETPGTAAVYRVGTKEVAQPPVVTTRTEVIPVTTVYTEDPTKEANSQEVTFEGSVGERTYTTTDGVEDDGVVTKVMQPKQVTVGTKPTVVTEALPAPADIEEEDPTLEEGKRELKTPAVDGSRTTTTTYSLDPATGLVTANEPVVEETPGTAAVYRVGLKKLTPISVPEIKEETETETIGFTTEKRENPDLPKGETRVIQAGKDGARTITYRVTTVDGIETGRVVLSDETSPAVVEIIEVGTKDIAGTPVVTEEMVTEAIGFTTEKRENPDLPKGETRVIQAGKDGARTITYRVITVDGIETSRVVVSDESVAPVAEIIEVGTKAVSSSDETTNQSSTNVATTTNPIVTSQLTKVIKTTIVKKELPKTGEQQSMLTMVGIALLGMVTAIFTLGKKKPKN; translated from the coding sequence ATGGACAACAAACAATTGAAAAAACTTGCAGTTGTATCTGCAATCACATTGTTTTCATCAACAATCTTGTCATCAACAAACTTCCAAAATGGCAAGTTACAACTCGGAACACCGGTTGTTTTAGCTGAAGACCCTCCAGTGGATGAAGATGTTCCAGATGCAAATGAGTTGAAAAAGATTACTGATGCAGAGGCGATATATAGCGATACTTTAGCGTTGCTTGAAGAAGAGAGTTACAGTGACGAAGCTAAAGAGTTTGCGAAATCAGATTTAGATACCATCGATCTCGCCAGTTTAAGAGCAATGAATTACACACGAGCTAAAAATATTGTTGCTCAAATTGATGCACTTTATGCAAAAATAAATGGAACAGACACAACTGCGGATCCCGAACCAAACCCACAACCAACTATTACCAAAGAAACAGAAGTTTTCCCGGTTGGAACCATTTATAGTGAGGATCCTAACTCAGAAGCAAACACTCAAACAGTCATTAGCGAAGGAACGCCAGGTGAGATCACTTATATTGTTACTGATGGTGTACGTGATCAAGGAACTGAAACAACCCCAATGGTACCTAGACGTGTATCAGTAGGAACAAAACCAACGGTAGTTACAGAAGAGATCCCTGCTCCAGCAGATATCGAAGAAAAAGATTCTGAATTAGAAGAAGGGCAACGCGTACTTAAGTCAGCTGGGACAAAAGGAAGTAGAACCACCACGACTACTTATTCTTTAAATCTTACTACAGGTGAGGCAGTAGCCAATACGCCAACGGTAGAAGAAACCCCAGGGACAGCTGCTGTTTATCGTGTGGGCACTAAGAAAGTCGCTCAACCACCAGTTGTAACGACACGTACAGAAGTCATTCCAGTGACAACAGTCTATACGGCAGATCCAACAAAAGAAGCTAATAGTCAAGAAGTAACCTTTGAAGGTACAGCTGGTGAGAAGACTTATACCACAACAGATGGTGTTGAAGATGATGGTGTAGTGACCAAAGTTATGCAGCCTAAGCAAGTAACTGTAGGCACAAAACCAACAGTTGTAACAGAGGCGCTTCCTGCTCCTACTGATATTGAGGAAGAAGATCCTACTTTAGAAGAAGGCAAACGCGAACTTAAGACCCCAGCGGTTGATGGTAGTCGAACAACAACGACAACTTACAGCTTAGACCCAGCAACAGGACTTGTAACAGCTAACGAGCCAGTTGTTGAAGAAACCCCAGGAACAGCTGCTGTTTACCGTGTGGGCACTAAGGAAGTTGCTCAGCCACCAGTTGTAACGACACGTACAGAAGTCATTCCCGTGACAACAGTCTACACGGAAGACCCAACAAAAGAAGCTAATAGCCAAGAAGTGACTTTTGAGGGTTCTGTAGGTGAGCGAACTTACACTACAACAGATGGTGTTGAAGATGATGGTGTAGTGACCAAAGTTATGCAGCCTAAGCAAGTAACTGTAGGCACAAAACCAACAGTTGTAACAGAGGCGCTTCCTGCTCCTGCTGATATTGAGGAAGAAGATCCTACTTTAGAAGAAGGTAAGCGTGAACTTAAGACCCCAGCGGTTGATGGTAGTCGAACAACAACGACAACTTACAGCTTAGACCCAGCAACAGGTCTTGTAACAGCTAACGAGCCAGTTGTTGAAGAAACCCCAGGAACAGCTGCTGTTTACCGTGTGGGCACTAAGGAAGTTGCTCAGCCACCAGTTGTAACGACACGTACAGAAGTCATTCCCGTGACAACAGTCTACACGGAAGACCCAACAAAAGAAGCTAATAGCCAAGAAGTGACTTTTGAGGGTTCTGTAGGTGAGCGAACTTACACTACAACAGATGGTGTTGAAGATGATGGTGTAGTGACCAAAGTTATGCAGCCTAAGCAAGTAACTGTAGGCACAAAACCAACAGTTGTAACAGAGGCGCTTCCTGCTCCTGCTGATATTGAGGAAGAAGATCCTACTTTAGAAGAAGGTAAGCGTGAACTTAAGACCCCAGCGGTTGATGGTAGTCGAACAACAACGACAACTTACAGCTTAGACCCAGCAACAGGTCTTGTAACAGCTAACGAGCCAGTTGTTGAGGAAACCCCAGGAACAGCTGCTGTTTATCGTGTAGGTCTTAAAAAATTAACACCTATTTCTGTACCTGAGATTAAAGAAGAGACAGAGACAGAAACAATCGGCTTTACAACAGAAAAACGCGAGAATCCAGACTTACCAAAAGGTGAAACACGTGTTATCCAAGCAGGAAAAGATGGTGCTCGTACGATTACCTATCGTGTAACAACTGTCGATGGTATTGAGACTGGTCGTGTCGTCTTATCAGATGAGACATCCCCAGCTGTTGTTGAAATCATTGAAGTTGGTACAAAAGATATCGCTGGAACTCCTGTAGTTACAGAAGAGATGGTTACAGAAGCAATCGGCTTTACAACAGAAAAACGTGAGAACCCAGACTTACCAAAAGGTGAAACACGTGTTATCCAAGCAGGGAAAGATGGTGCTCGCACCATTACCTATCGTGTAATAACTGTTGATGGAATTGAAACAAGTCGCGTGGTAGTTTCAGATGAATCAGTAGCCCCAGTTGCTGAAATCATTGAAGTTGGAACCAAAGCTGTGTCATCAAGTGATGAAACTACTAACCAAAGTTCTACGAATGTGGCGACAACTACCAATCCTATTGTGACATCACAATTGACAAAAGTGATTAAAACTACAATTGTTAAGAAAGAATTGCCTAAGACAGGTGAACAACAGTCTATGCTAACTATGGTAGGAATTGCTTTATTAGGAATGGTAACGGCTATCTTTACTCTAGGTAAAAAGAAACCGAAAAATTAA